AGGAACTAATATGCCTAAAATGAAAACTCATAGAGGTGCAGCAAAAAGATTTAAGAAAACTGGAAGTGGAAAACTTAAGAGAGCTAAAGCTTTTAAGAGCCACATATTAACAAAGAAATCATCAAAAACTAAGAGAAATCTTAGAAAGAGCGGTCTTGTATCAGAAGCTCAAGAAAAAGTAATGAAGAAATTATTACCATATCTATAAGATAGTTCGTACAGAAGGAGGTTTGTTTAATGGCAAGAGTAAAAAGAGCTATGCACGCTCGTAAAAAACATAAAAAGATATTAAAACTTGCAAAAGGTTACTATGGAAGAAGAAGTAGAACTTTCAAGAATGCTAATGAAACAGTATTAAGAGCAATGAATTTTGCTTATGTAGGTAGAAAATTAAAGAAGAGAGATTTCAGAAGACTTTGGATTGCTAGAATAAACGCAGCAGCAAGAATGAATGGTTTATCTTATTCAAAATTCATGAATGGAATCAAACTAGCTGGAATTAACATGAACAGAAAAATGCTTTCAGAAATCGCTATAAATGATGAAAAAGCATTTGCTGATTTAGTAGAAGTAGCTAAAAAGCAATTAAACGCTTAGTATTAAAATGCGGCCTTTGAGCTGCATTTTATTTTTATTTTGACAAAAATACTTTAAATGATATAATTCTTAATAAATGTATATTTAGGGGTGACAAAGTTGAAAAAAGGATATAAAAGAAGGTTTACTCCTGTTCAAACATTAGCACTGGGATTTTTTATACTTATTATGATTGGATCTATGTTATTGATGTTACCTATCGC
This Clostridium novyi NT DNA region includes the following protein-coding sequences:
- the rpmI gene encoding 50S ribosomal protein L35; its protein translation is MPKMKTHRGAAKRFKKTGSGKLKRAKAFKSHILTKKSSKTKRNLRKSGLVSEAQEKVMKKLLPYL
- the rplT gene encoding 50S ribosomal protein L20, whose product is MARVKRAMHARKKHKKILKLAKGYYGRRSRTFKNANETVLRAMNFAYVGRKLKKRDFRRLWIARINAAARMNGLSYSKFMNGIKLAGINMNRKMLSEIAINDEKAFADLVEVAKKQLNA